A single Saccharolobus shibatae B12 DNA region contains:
- a CDS encoding COG1361 S-layer family protein gives MLLRTKEGKHLKVFRYIFLKVILMRRSLIILLFVILSPLTYLALPISSQSTPIQGYATSSELITPGEIEVPITFHLINLGQTLTDVTIIPVDTYPFYLYPYNNGTELTHIPLWNQGQTVNVTYLFDIASTAKTGTYTDVVIVQGVTTSGTQVTYDVLVPIVIAGYVNFSASSVWGTTSNPMVVGPGENNIPLTIILQNLGNSLVTNITLELNSQFPVKFLQNNATISAIPAGYYGEATVMASVYPNVTQGLYYIKLNIIYYHNATTTVLVPIDIGSSNQVSLEDAWGTPSDPTVAAPGETLLPLTIYVKNLGENLLSNVMLILQSHYPIQFLQNYTMIGFVPAGGYNYVTVVANVYKNVTPGVYYVPITLVAYDGGFMQTFEMPVYILGYVNFSASSVWGTTSNPMVVGPGENNIPLTIILQNTGIASITNATLFLQSQYPVEFLQNNVTIGNVPAGYPIPVTVLANVYPNVTNTGVYYITAKVMYYDGVIQYVKVPIYIQSLNQVSVEGVWGSLSNPILVAPGENNVPLTIVIKNLGENLMTNVSLILQSHYPIQFLQQNASVGFVPAGSYNYVTVTANVFPNATPGVYYIPATLVAYGGFKENIMITVDILGYITIQAQSLWGGVTSPITVSSGENDVPLTVLLKNTGDVNILNATLVFQNVEYPLIFHQTNAQIGIVPAGQENYATVTVSVFPNATPGVYYIPATLYYFNHKTTITIPITIYSPNISVNLVTIPPQVFPSYYDVRLLVILTNFGGGIAENANVSIQSPFQVISSNPLHLGALPVGAPVNATFLINVPNDTIPKTYIINVTITYDGGKETYQYPLQIYPKANLIVVGVSYPSLSAGDSNVPITITLKNTGNSTAKNVIVRLGTSNLIYPHVSSSNPLQALTASEVFAGDIAPGQTINVTFVVDVSSGASSGTYPLAIALIWNQTGALFPFEQSDTFYVTISPPFYEQFFKSPIGIIAIIVIIIIVVVIATVLLRVRNKRK, from the coding sequence GTGCTATTAAGAACGAAAGAAGGAAAACACTTAAAAGTATTTAGATATATCTTTTTGAAGGTGATTTTGATGAGAAGGAGTTTAATAATATTACTTTTTGTAATATTATCTCCTCTAACATATTTAGCACTACCAATATCCTCACAATCCACGCCGATTCAAGGATATGCAACAAGCAGCGAACTAATAACACCTGGCGAAATTGAGGTACCAATAACCTTCCATCTGATTAACCTAGGCCAAACCTTAACTGATGTAACAATAATTCCTGTAGATACTTATCCGTTTTACCTTTACCCCTATAATAATGGAACTGAACTTACGCATATTCCCTTGTGGAATCAAGGACAAACAGTAAATGTTACTTACCTATTTGATATAGCCAGTACTGCTAAGACTGGTACATACACTGATGTAGTAATAGTCCAAGGTGTCACTACCTCGGGTACCCAGGTAACTTATGACGTTTTAGTACCAATAGTAATAGCTGGCTATGTTAATTTCTCTGCATCCTCAGTATGGGGAACAACATCAAACCCAATGGTAGTAGGACCAGGAGAAAACAACATACCACTAACAATAATACTACAAAACTTAGGTAATTCATTAGTTACCAATATAACATTGGAACTAAACTCACAGTTTCCAGTTAAATTCCTACAAAATAATGCCACAATTTCCGCAATACCGGCAGGATATTATGGAGAAGCAACTGTAATGGCTTCAGTGTATCCTAACGTAACTCAAGGTTTGTATTATATCAAGTTAAATATAATATACTATCATAATGCAACTACAACAGTATTAGTACCCATTGATATTGGCTCATCTAATCAAGTATCATTAGAAGATGCGTGGGGTACACCATCAGACCCCACAGTGGCTGCCCCTGGTGAAACATTACTTCCCCTCACTATTTATGTAAAGAACCTTGGAGAAAACCTATTATCCAATGTCATGTTAATATTACAGTCTCATTATCCGATACAATTCCTCCAAAATTATACAATGATAGGTTTCGTACCAGCTGGAGGCTATAATTACGTAACAGTAGTAGCAAACGTCTATAAGAACGTAACACCTGGAGTATATTACGTACCGATAACGTTAGTTGCATATGATGGAGGATTCATGCAAACTTTTGAAATGCCAGTTTACATTTTAGGCTATGTTAATTTCTCTGCATCCTCAGTATGGGGAACAACATCAAACCCAATGGTAGTAGGACCAGGAGAAAACAACATACCACTAACAATAATACTACAAAACACTGGAATAGCTTCTATAACGAATGCAACCTTGTTCTTACAATCGCAATATCCAGTAGAGTTCCTACAGAACAATGTAACCATAGGAAACGTTCCCGCGGGCTATCCTATACCAGTAACAGTACTTGCAAATGTTTATCCCAATGTAACAAATACTGGTGTTTACTACATAACCGCAAAAGTAATGTACTACGATGGTGTGATACAATATGTAAAAGTTCCAATATATATACAGTCATTGAATCAAGTTTCGGTAGAGGGTGTATGGGGTTCTTTATCTAATCCGATACTAGTAGCGCCGGGAGAGAATAACGTACCGTTAACGATAGTAATAAAGAATCTTGGAGAAAACCTAATGACAAATGTGAGCCTAATATTACAATCTCATTATCCGATACAGTTCCTCCAGCAAAACGCCTCCGTTGGTTTCGTTCCCGCAGGTAGCTATAATTACGTAACAGTTACAGCTAACGTGTTTCCAAATGCTACACCAGGAGTATACTACATACCAGCAACCTTAGTGGCTTATGGTGGATTTAAAGAAAACATAATGATAACGGTTGATATCCTAGGATATATTACAATACAAGCTCAAAGTTTGTGGGGAGGAGTAACGTCCCCAATAACAGTTTCTTCAGGTGAGAACGATGTACCTTTAACAGTTTTACTCAAAAACACTGGTGACGTTAATATTCTCAATGCTACCCTAGTTTTCCAGAACGTAGAGTATCCATTAATCTTCCATCAGACTAATGCACAAATTGGTATTGTGCCAGCTGGGCAAGAAAATTATGCTACGGTAACTGTAAGTGTGTTTCCAAATGCTACACCAGGAGTATACTACATACCAGCAACTCTGTATTACTTCAATCACAAAACTACAATAACGATCCCAATAACAATTTATTCACCAAATATTTCAGTAAATTTGGTAACAATTCCACCTCAAGTATTTCCTAGCTATTACGACGTTAGATTATTGGTAATTTTAACAAACTTTGGAGGTGGCATAGCAGAAAACGCCAATGTGAGCATTCAATCACCATTCCAAGTTATATCTTCTAATCCACTACATTTAGGAGCACTACCAGTAGGAGCACCAGTTAATGCCACATTCCTCATAAATGTTCCAAATGATACTATACCTAAAACCTATATTATAAACGTTACCATTACCTATGATGGTGGGAAAGAAACTTATCAATACCCATTACAAATATATCCCAAGGCTAATCTGATCGTAGTAGGAGTATCTTACCCTTCACTAAGTGCAGGAGATAGTAACGTACCAATCACAATAACTCTTAAAAACACTGGAAATTCGACAGCTAAGAACGTTATAGTTAGGCTAGGTACTTCTAATCTAATATATCCTCATGTAAGTTCATCAAACCCATTACAAGCACTGACAGCATCTGAGGTATTCGCTGGAGATATTGCTCCTGGACAAACAATAAATGTAACTTTTGTAGTTGATGTGAGCAGTGGAGCATCCTCTGGAACCTACCCATTGGCAATAGCTTTAATATGGAATCAGACTGGTGCGTTATTCCCATTTGAGCAGTCTGATACATTCTATGTGACAATATCTCCTCCATTCTATGAACAGTTCTTCAAATCTCCTATTGGCATTATAGCAATTATAGTGATAATAATAATAGTTGTAGTGATTGCTACAGTACTTCTAAGAGTAAGAAATAAAAGAAAATGA
- a CDS encoding M24 family metallopeptidase: MDRIQRLQKELEKTDTDYLIIGTTSNMFYLVGFSEEQMERPLLLFVTKDDYFMLVPKLYEEQLKQLPLIVYRDGEDPYSKLNLKENSNILIDDTTFSIFTIEILNRFKPRRIGKASAILRKLRQVKDDEEIEKMEKGVKKAEELLLEFVPNIKENMTECEIERKLKSFLIGEAGYISFDPIVTSGPNSSMPHLRCSDKKVKGGEVIVIDYGIKYEGYSTDTTRVFSLGRPNYTLALEIVEIVKSANEEAEKHVREGMRAKEIDDIARKVITDKGYGVYFIHRTGHGIGIDVHEDPYISPDNDDVIEQNMVFTIEPGIYLPGKFGIRIEDEVVVKKGYGKVLNTLQKELYIL; the protein is encoded by the coding sequence ATGGATCGAATACAGAGATTACAAAAGGAATTGGAGAAGACTGATACAGATTATCTGATAATTGGAACTACTAGCAACATGTTCTATTTAGTAGGATTTTCGGAGGAACAGATGGAAAGGCCGCTTTTACTTTTCGTCACTAAAGACGATTATTTCATGCTCGTGCCAAAACTCTATGAGGAGCAATTAAAGCAATTACCACTTATCGTTTATAGAGATGGGGAGGATCCCTACTCCAAACTAAATTTAAAGGAAAATTCCAATATTTTAATTGACGATACGACCTTCTCAATATTCACTATAGAAATACTAAATAGGTTCAAGCCTAGAAGAATAGGTAAAGCTTCAGCTATATTGCGAAAGCTTAGACAAGTAAAGGATGATGAGGAAATAGAAAAAATGGAGAAAGGTGTTAAGAAAGCAGAAGAACTTCTTTTAGAATTTGTACCGAATATAAAGGAAAATATGACGGAGTGCGAAATAGAGAGAAAACTAAAGAGCTTCTTGATTGGAGAAGCTGGTTATATCTCATTTGATCCAATAGTGACCTCTGGTCCTAACTCTTCTATGCCCCACTTGAGATGCAGTGATAAAAAGGTAAAAGGAGGTGAGGTAATAGTTATAGATTACGGAATAAAGTATGAGGGCTATTCTACAGATACTACAAGAGTGTTTTCATTAGGTAGACCTAACTACACTTTAGCTTTAGAAATTGTAGAAATCGTCAAAAGTGCGAATGAAGAGGCTGAAAAACACGTAAGAGAGGGTATGAGGGCTAAGGAGATTGACGATATTGCTCGAAAAGTTATAACTGATAAGGGATATGGGGTTTACTTTATTCATAGGACTGGACACGGTATAGGAATCGACGTTCATGAAGATCCATACATTTCTCCAGATAACGATGATGTAATAGAGCAAAATATGGTGTTTACTATAGAACCTGGAATTTATCTACCAGGCAAATTTGGTATAAGAATAGAAGACGAAGTAGTAGTAAAAAAAGGATATGGGAAAGTACTAAACACGTTGCAAAAAGAATTATACATTCTATGA